One part of the Dyadobacter sp. 676 genome encodes these proteins:
- a CDS encoding porin family protein, with amino-acid sequence MKNVMIALCALLISYSASAQYDPGFRFGVKAGANLSNINGSNDLTLAPGGDAFNFKDNSNRSLGFAGGVFFRFGKTFYVQPELLLSQKGGKFNVYKDGLTNSQGKVDVRFSNFDVPVLFGFRVAKFFRVNVGPMASLRLSGNGKLGDSFDDFTGDNADVTFKNRLAYGYQAGVGFDFGRMSLDVRYEGNFTEIVKVNFDNATTASQFGKKGNLFQATLGFAIF; translated from the coding sequence ATGAAAAACGTGATGATTGCGCTGTGTGCATTACTCATCAGCTACTCCGCCTCCGCTCAGTACGACCCCGGTTTTCGCTTCGGTGTCAAGGCGGGAGCCAATTTATCGAACATCAACGGCAGCAACGACCTCACGCTGGCACCGGGCGGCGATGCATTCAACTTTAAAGACAACTCGAACCGCTCGCTGGGATTCGCCGGGGGCGTTTTCTTCCGTTTTGGAAAAACATTTTACGTACAACCTGAGTTACTATTGTCCCAGAAAGGGGGTAAATTCAACGTTTACAAGGACGGCCTGACGAACTCGCAGGGCAAAGTCGATGTACGCTTCAGCAATTTTGATGTACCGGTATTGTTCGGTTTCAGGGTTGCGAAATTCTTCCGCGTCAATGTGGGTCCGATGGCTTCTCTCAGGCTATCCGGCAATGGTAAACTCGGCGATTCGTTCGATGATTTTACCGGCGACAACGCGGATGTAACTTTCAAAAACCGGTTAGCCTACGGTTACCAGGCCGGTGTGGGTTTCGATTTCGGACGCATGAGCCTCGACGTGCGTTACGAAGGAAATTTCACCGAGATCGTGAAAGTAAATTTCGACAATGCGACCACCGCTTCGCAGTTTGGCAAGAAGGGAAACCTCTTCCAGGCGACGCTCGGTTTCGCGATTTTTTAG
- the leuS gene encoding leucine--tRNA ligase: MSEYSHREIEKKWQDFWQKNGTFSVSNESDLPKYYVLDMFPYPSGAGLHVGHPLGYIASDIYSRYKRLKGFNVLHPMGFDSFGLPAEQYAIQTGQHPAITTEQNITRYIEQLKNLGLSYDWNREVRTSDPGYYKWTQWIFCELFNSWYNNDTDKAEPIETLIAKFSQGGNAGVNAPCDEDTPVFTADEWNAWSEEAQYKMTLKYRLTYVADATVNWCPGLGSVLSNDEVKDGVSERGGFPVIQKLMRQWMMRITAYAQRLIDGLDTIDWTESLKEQQRNWIGRSVGALVRFQVWEGKEEKENEGKGEGTSSSSSSSLSSFIEVFTTRVDTIYGVTFMVIAPEHELVDVITTPEQRAEIDAYIAMTQKKSERDRMSDVKTVSGAFTGAYVINPFSGEKVPVYIADYVLAGYGTGAVMAVPSGDQRDWNFAKHFNLPIIPILDAQKDIETQADATKEGRYINSGIINGLTYHEATQKLINWLEERGLGKGKVNYRLRDAVFSRQRYWGEPVPVYYKKDSEGQPIPYLLDLSELPLNLPEVDKYLPTENGEPPLGRAQDWEHGSGNGYELSTMPGWAGSSWYWYRYMDPKNENEFASKKAISYWKDVDLYIGGTEHATGHLLYSRFWNKFLKDRGYVPEEEPFKKLINQGMIQGRSNFVYRVKGEDYSKPVFVSAGLKSQYEVSALHVDVNIVENDVLDIEKFKATRPDIAGENAEFILEDGKYICGVEIEKMSKSKFNVVNPDDIVERYGADTLRLYEMFLGPLDQAKPWNTNGIDGTYRFIRKLWRLFYSETGQWQVKDVPAKPEELKILHKTIKKIGEDIENFSFNTAVSAFMVCVNELGSQKCQSREVLQQLVILLSPYAPHISEELWAALGNEPGGVSKAAFPVFEAKYVVDSVFEYPVQINGKVRASLTFPLDTPPADIEKEVLADATVQKWMEGKPAKKVIVVPKRIVNVVI; the protein is encoded by the coding sequence ATGAGCGAGTACAGTCATCGGGAAATAGAAAAGAAATGGCAGGATTTCTGGCAAAAGAACGGCACTTTCAGTGTGTCGAACGAGTCGGATTTGCCGAAATATTATGTGTTGGATATGTTCCCCTATCCCTCGGGGGCAGGGTTGCACGTGGGGCACCCGCTGGGATATATCGCTTCTGACATCTATTCCCGCTATAAAAGACTGAAAGGGTTCAATGTGCTGCATCCCATGGGCTTCGATAGCTTCGGCCTTCCAGCCGAGCAGTACGCGATCCAGACGGGCCAGCATCCCGCCATTACGACGGAGCAGAATATCACCCGTTACATCGAGCAGCTGAAAAACCTGGGCTTGAGCTATGACTGGAACCGCGAAGTGCGGACGTCGGACCCAGGCTATTACAAGTGGACGCAATGGATCTTCTGCGAATTATTCAACAGTTGGTACAATAACGATACCGATAAAGCCGAGCCGATCGAGACGCTGATAGCGAAATTCAGCCAGGGAGGCAACGCCGGGGTGAATGCGCCTTGCGATGAGGATACGCCTGTGTTTACAGCCGACGAATGGAACGCATGGTCGGAAGAGGCGCAATACAAAATGACATTGAAATACCGCCTGACTTACGTAGCCGATGCCACCGTGAACTGGTGCCCCGGCCTGGGATCGGTATTATCGAATGACGAGGTGAAGGACGGCGTGTCGGAGCGCGGCGGTTTCCCGGTTATCCAGAAACTGATGCGCCAATGGATGATGCGCATTACCGCCTACGCCCAGCGTTTGATCGACGGTTTGGACACCATTGACTGGACCGAATCATTGAAAGAGCAGCAGCGCAACTGGATCGGCCGGTCGGTCGGAGCGCTTGTAAGGTTTCAAGTCTGGGAAGGGAAGGAGGAAAAGGAAAATGAAGGAAAGGGAGAAGGGACTAGTTCTTCCTCCTCTTCCTCCCTTTCTTCCTTCATCGAAGTGTTCACAACCCGTGTGGATACGATTTACGGCGTGACGTTTATGGTGATTGCGCCGGAACATGAGCTGGTAGACGTGATCACGACACCGGAGCAGCGTGCTGAAATCGACGCCTACATTGCGATGACGCAGAAGAAATCGGAACGCGACCGGATGTCGGATGTAAAAACGGTCTCGGGAGCATTCACGGGTGCGTACGTGATCAATCCGTTCAGCGGGGAGAAGGTGCCCGTTTACATTGCCGACTACGTTTTGGCGGGTTACGGAACCGGCGCGGTAATGGCCGTGCCATCGGGCGACCAGCGCGACTGGAATTTCGCCAAGCACTTTAACCTGCCCATTATCCCGATCCTCGATGCGCAAAAGGACATCGAAACGCAAGCTGACGCGACCAAGGAAGGGAGATATATCAATTCAGGCATTATCAACGGGCTGACTTACCACGAAGCGACGCAGAAACTGATCAACTGGCTGGAAGAGAGGGGACTGGGTAAAGGGAAAGTCAACTATCGCCTGCGCGATGCGGTGTTCAGCCGCCAGCGCTACTGGGGCGAGCCGGTGCCGGTCTATTATAAAAAGGACAGCGAGGGGCAACCGATTCCTTATCTGTTGGATCTGAGTGAATTACCATTGAACCTGCCCGAGGTGGACAAATATCTGCCGACCGAAAACGGCGAGCCGCCCCTGGGCCGCGCGCAGGATTGGGAACATGGCTCCGGCAATGGCTATGAGCTGAGTACCATGCCCGGCTGGGCAGGTAGCAGCTGGTACTGGTACCGGTACATGGACCCGAAAAATGAAAACGAATTTGCCTCGAAAAAAGCGATCAGCTACTGGAAAGACGTGGATTTGTACATCGGCGGGACCGAGCATGCCACCGGGCACCTGTTGTACAGCCGTTTCTGGAACAAATTCCTGAAAGACCGCGGCTATGTGCCGGAAGAGGAGCCGTTCAAGAAGCTGATCAACCAGGGGATGATCCAGGGACGCAGCAATTTTGTGTACAGGGTCAAAGGTGAGGATTACAGCAAACCGGTGTTCGTAAGTGCAGGCTTGAAGTCGCAGTACGAGGTGTCGGCTTTGCATGTGGATGTGAATATTGTCGAAAACGATGTGCTGGATATCGAAAAATTCAAAGCGACGCGGCCGGACATTGCAGGCGAAAACGCGGAGTTCATCCTCGAAGACGGCAAGTATATCTGCGGTGTGGAGATTGAGAAAATGTCCAAATCCAAGTTCAATGTCGTAAACCCCGACGATATTGTGGAACGTTATGGAGCGGACACGCTTCGCCTTTATGAAATGTTCCTTGGCCCGCTCGACCAGGCGAAGCCCTGGAATACCAACGGCATCGACGGTACCTACCGGTTCATCCGGAAGTTATGGCGTTTGTTTTACAGCGAGACGGGCCAGTGGCAGGTGAAAGACGTCCCGGCTAAGCCCGAAGAGTTGAAAATCTTGCACAAAACGATCAAGAAGATTGGCGAGGATATCGAGAACTTCTCGTTCAACACGGCCGTGAGCGCATTCATGGTGTGCGTGAACGAGCTGGGCAGCCAGAAGTGCCAGAGCAGGGAAGTGTTGCAACAACTGGTGATTTTGCTTTCGCCCTACGCACCGCACATTTCGGAAGAATTGTGGGCTGCGTTGGGTAATGAGCCGGGCGGCGTTTCCAAAGC